One stretch of Prionailurus viverrinus isolate Anna chromosome C1, UM_Priviv_1.0, whole genome shotgun sequence DNA includes these proteins:
- the LOC125172054 gene encoding SIN3-HDAC complex-associated factor-like: MFGFHKPKMYRSIEGCCICRAKSSSSRFTDSKRYEKDFQSSFGSHETGSGDICNACVLLVKRWKKLPAGSQKNWNHVVDARAGPSLKTTLKPKKVKTLSGNMIKSNQINKLQKEFKRHNSDAHSTTSSASPAQSPCYSNQSDDGSDTEMASGSNRTPVFSFLDLTYWKRQKIRCGIIYKGRFEEVLIDTHLFKPCCNDKKAAAEKLEEQGPEPLPISTQEW, translated from the coding sequence ATGTTTGGTTTTCACAAGCCAAAGATGTACCGAAGTATAGAGGGCTGCTGTATTTGCAGAGCTAAGTCCTCCAGTTCTCGATTCACTGACAGTAAACGCTATGAAAAGGACTTCCAGAGCTCTTTTGGGTCGCATGAGACTGGTTCAGGAGACATCTGTAATGCCTGTGTCCTGCTTGTGAAAAGATGGAAGAAACTGCCAGCAGGATCACAAAAAAACTGGAATCATGTGGTAGATGCAAGGGCAGGACCCAGTCTGAAGACAACATTGAaaccaaagaaagtgaaaactttATCTGGAAACATGATAAAAAGCAACCAAATCAATAAACTACAGAAGGAATTCAAACGTCACAATTCTGATGCTCACAGTACCACCTCAAGTGCCTCCCCAGCTCAGTCTCCTTGTTATAGTAACCAGTCAGATGATGGCTCAGATACAGAGATGGCTTCTGGCTCTAACAGAACgccagttttttcctttttagatctCACATactggaaaagacagaaaatacgTTGTGGGATTATCTATAAAGGCCGTTTTGAAGAAGTTCTCATTGACACACATCTATTCAAGCCTTGCTGCAACGATAAGAAAGCAGCTGCTGAGAAGCTGGAGGAGCAGGGGCCAGAGCCTCTGCCCATCTCCACTCAGGAGTGGTGA